One segment of Agromyces albus DNA contains the following:
- a CDS encoding aminoglycoside phosphotransferase family protein: protein MDAAATIDVELVTALVADQFPQWSHLPITQVLPGGWDNRTFRLGDELSVRLPSTEGYVLQVEKEQRWLPILAPQLRVPVPEPVGIGQASERFPFPWSVYRWLPGHAASADLIAHDATFAADLGDFLDELQRADASGGPLPGAHNFSRGDSPAVYDAQTRQAIEALGDTIDAALVGEVWDAALSTRWQAEPVWFHGDVSEGNLLVDGRRLAAVIDFGTSGIGDPACDLVIGLTTFRGEAREAFREHRRLDADTWARARGWAIWKALIVAAGMAGSHSPETEARKARRTIDAVIEDHLASR from the coding sequence ATGGATGCCGCCGCGACCATCGATGTGGAACTGGTCACCGCGCTCGTCGCCGACCAGTTCCCCCAGTGGAGCCACCTCCCCATCACCCAGGTGCTGCCCGGCGGATGGGACAACCGCACGTTCCGGCTCGGCGACGAGTTGAGCGTGCGTCTGCCGAGCACTGAGGGCTATGTGCTCCAAGTCGAGAAGGAGCAGCGCTGGTTGCCCATCCTGGCGCCGCAGCTGCGCGTGCCGGTGCCGGAGCCGGTCGGCATCGGGCAGGCGTCCGAGCGTTTCCCGTTCCCGTGGTCGGTGTACCGGTGGTTGCCCGGCCACGCGGCATCCGCCGACCTCATCGCCCACGACGCGACGTTCGCCGCCGATCTCGGCGACTTCCTCGACGAACTGCAGCGAGCGGATGCCTCAGGCGGCCCGCTCCCGGGCGCTCACAACTTCTCTCGCGGCGACTCACCGGCCGTCTACGACGCGCAGACCCGCCAGGCGATCGAGGCCCTCGGCGACACGATCGATGCCGCCCTCGTGGGCGAAGTCTGGGACGCCGCGCTCTCGACCCGATGGCAGGCGGAGCCCGTGTGGTTCCACGGTGACGTCAGCGAGGGCAATCTCCTCGTCGACGGCCGACGGCTCGCCGCCGTCATCGACTTCGGAACGTCGGGCATCGGCGACCCTGCGTGCGACCTCGTCATCGGACTCACGACGTTCCGTGGCGAAGCCCGCGAGGCGTTCCGGGAGCATCGAAGGCTCGACGCCGACACGTGGGCGCGGGCGCGTGGCTGGGCGATCTGGAAGGCGCTCATCGTGGCCGCCGGCATGGCCGGCTCGCACTCCCCCGAAACCGAGGCGCGCAAGGCCCGGCGAACGATCGATGCGGTGATCGAGGATCATCTGGCGTCGCGGTGA
- a CDS encoding RNA polymerase sigma-70 factor — MRDDPFVTHRGLLFTVAYEMLGSAADAEDVLQESWLRWADIDQAHVQEPRAYLVRIVTRQALNHLRTISRRREDYVGEWLPEPLLTSPDVADDVELAESLSMAMLTVLETLGPIERAVFVLREVFDLPYDEIAEAVDKTPAAVRQIAHRAKDHVAARRPRVRVDAIEQEQVVERFLAALNTGDLQGLMDVLAPDIVAVADGGGQVRGAARRPIVGAEKLVAYILGGIAKFDARVVATPAWVNGAPGARVEVDGKLAGAMSVTIENGRITRLYTVANPHKLAWLDAEAALAR; from the coding sequence ATGCGCGACGACCCGTTCGTTACCCACCGAGGACTGCTCTTCACGGTCGCCTACGAGATGCTCGGCTCCGCCGCCGACGCCGAGGACGTGCTGCAGGAGTCCTGGCTGCGGTGGGCCGACATCGACCAGGCGCACGTGCAGGAGCCGCGCGCATACCTCGTGCGGATCGTCACCCGGCAGGCACTCAATCATCTGCGCACGATCTCGCGCCGCCGTGAGGACTACGTGGGGGAGTGGCTGCCCGAGCCGCTCTTGACCAGTCCGGATGTCGCCGACGACGTCGAGCTCGCTGAAAGTCTCTCCATGGCGATGCTCACCGTGCTCGAGACGCTCGGCCCCATCGAGCGCGCCGTCTTCGTGCTGCGGGAGGTGTTCGATCTGCCGTACGACGAGATCGCTGAGGCGGTCGACAAGACACCGGCCGCGGTGCGGCAGATCGCCCATCGCGCGAAGGATCACGTGGCGGCGCGCCGTCCCCGCGTTCGGGTGGACGCGATCGAGCAGGAGCAGGTGGTCGAGCGCTTCCTCGCCGCGCTCAACACCGGTGACCTGCAGGGACTCATGGACGTGCTCGCGCCCGACATCGTGGCAGTCGCCGACGGTGGCGGGCAGGTTCGCGGGGCTGCCCGCCGGCCGATCGTCGGCGCCGAGAAGTTGGTGGCCTACATCCTGGGCGGCATCGCGAAGTTCGACGCGCGGGTCGTGGCCACGCCGGCGTGGGTGAACGGCGCGCCCGGCGCTCGAGTCGAGGTCGACGGGAAGCTCGCCGGCGCGATGAGCGTGACCATCGAGAACGGACGGATCACCCGGCTCTACACGGTCGCGAACCCGCACAAACTGGCATGGCTCGACGCCGAGGCGGCACTCGCTCGGTGA
- a CDS encoding aromatic ring-hydroxylating dioxygenase subunit alpha, which yields MTTSMTTSTTTSTTNSTTAKLLSYPLDAWYPTAWDHEITSKGIISRTIAGRPLALYRTQDGHPVALADACWHRLAPLSQGKLVGRDEIQCPYHGLRYNAAGRCTAMPAQETLNPSATVASYPVSERYRYVWVWLGDPTLADPALLPDMHQLESDEWAGDGETIHAPCNYQLVLDNLMDLTHEEFVHSSSIGQEELSESEFEVTHDENTVTVTRWMRNIDAPPFWLKNMRDKFPGFEGKVDRWQIIHYTFPSTICIDVGVAEAGTGAPGGDRSRGVNGYVMNTISPETDRSCHYFWAFMRNYRLESQLITTQLRNGVHGVFGEDEAMLQAQQAAIDANPDHEFYNLNIDMGGMWVRRLLERALEAEGRSIAAPAPAASSKA from the coding sequence ATGACCACGTCAATGACGACGAGCACGACGACGAGCACGACGAACAGCACGACCGCCAAGCTGCTGTCCTACCCACTCGACGCGTGGTATCCCACGGCGTGGGACCACGAGATCACGAGCAAGGGCATCATCTCGCGCACCATTGCCGGACGTCCGCTCGCGCTCTACCGCACCCAAGACGGCCACCCCGTCGCCCTCGCCGACGCGTGTTGGCACCGGCTCGCCCCGCTGTCCCAGGGAAAGCTCGTGGGGCGCGACGAGATCCAGTGCCCCTACCACGGCCTGCGCTACAACGCCGCGGGGCGATGCACGGCGATGCCTGCGCAGGAGACGCTGAACCCGTCGGCCACCGTGGCCTCCTACCCGGTGTCGGAGCGCTACCGCTACGTGTGGGTCTGGCTGGGCGACCCGACTCTGGCCGACCCGGCGCTCCTGCCCGACATGCACCAGCTGGAGAGCGACGAGTGGGCGGGTGACGGGGAGACGATCCACGCACCCTGCAACTACCAGCTCGTGCTCGACAACCTCATGGATCTCACCCACGAGGAGTTCGTGCATTCGTCGAGCATCGGTCAGGAGGAGCTCAGCGAGTCCGAGTTCGAGGTCACCCACGACGAGAACACCGTCACCGTGACCCGCTGGATGCGCAACATCGACGCCCCGCCGTTCTGGCTCAAGAACATGCGCGACAAGTTCCCCGGCTTCGAGGGCAAGGTCGATCGCTGGCAGATCATCCACTACACGTTCCCGTCGACGATCTGCATCGACGTGGGCGTCGCGGAGGCGGGAACCGGCGCACCGGGGGGCGATCGATCGCGCGGGGTCAACGGCTACGTCATGAACACGATCTCTCCGGAGACGGATCGCTCCTGCCACTACTTCTGGGCGTTCATGCGCAACTACCGACTGGAGAGCCAGCTCATCACCACGCAGCTGCGCAACGGAGTGCACGGCGTGTTCGGCGAGGACGAGGCCATGCTGCAGGCACAGCAGGCGGCGATCGACGCCAACCCCGACCATGAGTTCTACAACCTGAACATCGACATGGGCGGGATGTGGGTGCGCCGGCTCCTCGAACGCGCGCTCGAGGCGGAGGGCCGCTCCATCGCCGCTCCCGCCCCGGCGGCCTCCTCGAAGGCTTGA
- the msuE gene encoding FMN reductase, translating into MTTKPLDVVAVVGSLHAPSKTAALIDAIVDRLGTQLPVDVHVIRLAEVGPAFAGTLRRDQLPESVELELRAIERADLLVVATPVYRASFTGLFKHLFDFVEQYALVDTPVLLAATGGSERHALILEHQLRPLFGFFQAVTLPLGVYAHDSDFVDYRVASPLLFERIDNAIRRGLPLIRSSLAEQARIERTLEAGTEPVVEPAQVLAGAQPVRLYT; encoded by the coding sequence ATGACCACCAAGCCCCTTGACGTCGTCGCCGTCGTCGGCAGCCTGCACGCGCCATCGAAGACCGCGGCGCTCATCGATGCGATCGTCGATCGTCTCGGCACGCAGCTGCCGGTCGATGTGCACGTCATCCGGCTGGCCGAGGTCGGGCCGGCGTTCGCCGGCACGCTGCGGCGTGATCAGCTGCCCGAGTCGGTCGAGCTCGAGCTGCGTGCGATCGAGCGCGCCGACCTGCTCGTGGTCGCGACGCCCGTCTACCGCGCATCGTTCACCGGGCTCTTCAAGCACCTGTTCGACTTCGTCGAGCAGTACGCGCTCGTCGACACCCCGGTGCTGCTCGCGGCCACGGGCGGCAGTGAGCGGCACGCGCTCATCCTCGAGCACCAGCTTCGACCGCTGTTCGGGTTCTTCCAGGCGGTCACGCTGCCGCTCGGCGTCTACGCGCACGACAGCGACTTCGTCGACTATCGGGTGGCGTCGCCGCTGCTGTTCGAGCGCATCGACAATGCGATCCGCCGCGGCCTGCCGCTCATCCGCTCCTCCTTGGCCGAGCAGGCGAGGATCGAGCGCACGCTGGAGGCCGGGACGGAGCCGGTGGTCGAGCCGGCGCAGGTGCTCGCGGGGGCGCAGCCGGTGCGGCTCTATACCTGA
- a CDS encoding acyl-CoA dehydrogenase family protein, giving the protein MSSIRESTIPPVEHVDEQQSRAVAEAARETEWRKPSFAKGLYLGQFDLSLIHPHPRPAPERREGGERFLAALESFLRTVDSARIEREARIPDEVFEGLAEIGAFGMKIPVEHGGLGLGQHYYNRALVMIGSVNASIGALLSAHQSVGLPEPLMLAGTDEQKRQYLPRCAKGAISAFLLTEPEVGSDPARLRATAVPTEDGTAYVLDGTKLWTTNGVVAELLVVMARVPKSDGHRGGISAFVVEADSPGITVHRRNAFMGLRGIENGLTSLRNVRVPSENLIGREGEGLKIALTTLNAGRLAIPALCAGVGKWSLKIAREWSKARVQWGRPVGEHAAVAHKVAFIAATTFALEAVVDLSGILADEDRKDIRIEAALTKMWASEMGWRIADELVQIRGGRGFETAASLAARGERAVGAEQVLRDMRINRIFEGSTEIMRLLIAREAVDAHLKAAGDVIDPHLDLARRMKAAASASGFYARWLPQLVAGKGDLPTAYDEFGALAPHLRYVERTSRKLARATFYGMARWQGGLERKQGFLARVVDIGAELFAISASCVRAEMIAADTPEQGKAAHQLADTFAEQSRLRIERLLDALWHNTDAADERLAARVLDGSYTWLEEGIIDPSEGTGPWITEDVPADAAENVARRVIRPTKET; this is encoded by the coding sequence GTGAGCAGCATCCGTGAGTCCACCATCCCGCCTGTCGAGCACGTCGACGAGCAGCAGTCGCGCGCCGTCGCCGAGGCCGCGCGCGAAACGGAGTGGCGAAAGCCGAGCTTCGCCAAGGGCCTCTACCTGGGGCAGTTCGACCTGTCGCTGATCCACCCGCACCCCCGACCTGCACCCGAGCGCCGCGAGGGCGGCGAGCGATTCCTCGCCGCCCTCGAGTCGTTCCTGCGAACCGTCGACAGCGCGCGAATCGAGCGCGAGGCGCGCATCCCCGACGAGGTCTTCGAGGGACTCGCCGAGATCGGTGCCTTCGGGATGAAGATCCCGGTCGAGCACGGCGGCCTCGGGCTGGGACAGCACTACTACAACCGCGCGCTCGTGATGATCGGGTCGGTGAACGCCAGTATCGGTGCGCTGCTCTCTGCGCATCAGTCCGTCGGCCTGCCTGAACCGCTCATGCTCGCCGGCACCGACGAGCAGAAGCGGCAGTACCTGCCGCGCTGCGCGAAGGGCGCCATCAGCGCCTTCCTGCTGACCGAGCCGGAGGTCGGTTCCGACCCGGCCCGGCTGCGAGCCACCGCCGTGCCGACCGAGGATGGCACCGCGTATGTGCTCGACGGCACCAAGCTGTGGACTACGAATGGGGTGGTCGCCGAACTGCTCGTCGTGATGGCGCGCGTGCCGAAGTCCGACGGGCACCGCGGCGGGATCAGCGCGTTCGTCGTCGAGGCCGACTCCCCCGGCATCACCGTGCATCGTCGCAACGCCTTCATGGGGTTGCGCGGAATCGAGAACGGACTGACCTCGCTGCGGAACGTGCGCGTGCCGAGTGAGAACCTGATCGGCCGCGAGGGTGAGGGTCTCAAGATCGCACTCACCACCCTCAACGCCGGCCGGCTGGCGATCCCGGCCCTCTGCGCCGGCGTCGGCAAGTGGAGCCTGAAGATCGCACGCGAGTGGTCGAAGGCACGCGTTCAGTGGGGCCGACCCGTCGGCGAGCACGCCGCGGTCGCGCACAAGGTCGCGTTCATCGCGGCGACGACCTTCGCGCTCGAGGCGGTCGTCGACCTGTCGGGCATCCTCGCCGACGAGGACCGCAAGGACATCCGCATCGAGGCCGCGCTCACCAAGATGTGGGCCTCCGAGATGGGATGGCGCATCGCCGACGAGCTCGTGCAGATCCGCGGCGGACGCGGGTTCGAGACGGCGGCGTCGCTCGCTGCCCGCGGCGAACGTGCGGTCGGCGCCGAGCAGGTGCTGCGCGACATGCGCATCAACCGGATCTTCGAGGGCTCGACGGAGATCATGCGCCTGCTGATCGCGCGCGAGGCCGTCGACGCGCACCTCAAGGCCGCGGGCGACGTGATCGACCCGCACCTCGACCTGGCCCGCCGGATGAAGGCCGCCGCCTCAGCCAGCGGGTTCTATGCCCGCTGGCTGCCGCAGCTGGTCGCCGGCAAGGGCGATCTGCCCACGGCGTACGACGAGTTCGGCGCACTCGCGCCGCATCTGCGCTACGTCGAACGCACGAGCCGCAAGCTCGCGCGCGCGACCTTCTACGGCATGGCTCGCTGGCAGGGCGGCCTGGAACGCAAGCAGGGGTTCCTCGCCCGCGTCGTCGACATCGGCGCCGAGCTGTTCGCCATTTCGGCGTCGTGCGTGCGTGCGGAGATGATCGCCGCCGACACGCCCGAGCAGGGCAAGGCCGCGCACCAGCTCGCCGACACGTTCGCCGAGCAGTCCCGTCTCCGCATCGAGCGACTGCTCGACGCGCTGTGGCACAACACGGATGCCGCCGACGAGCGCCTCGCCGCACGGGTGCTCGACGGCAGCTACACCTGGCTCGAGGAGGGCATCATCGATCCCAGCGAGGGCACCGGCCCGTGGATCACCGAGGACGTGCCCGCCGATGCGGCCGAGAACGTCGCGCGCCGCGTCATCCGTCCGACCAAGGAGACGTAG
- a CDS encoding PDR/VanB family oxidoreductase, translating to MITSRDDVWQKADVIAVNDVADRIRRIVLRPELPRPALPGEHIDVLATVNGEQQVRSYSVVEAPENGGHLVITVFRTPDSRGGSEFMHSLEQGQVLRITKPLQNFPLRVGAPYYVLLAGGIGITAIAGMAALLRRLGAHYRLVYVARSRAAMAYLDDLAAVHGDRFEAHIDDEGGSLDVQALVAGVPAHTELYMCGPIRLMDAVRRTWADRGLDRTSLRYETFGNSGWFDAEPFVVRIPRLGVEAAVGSGESMLEALEREGVDMMSDCRKGECGLCQVKVLSLAGRIDHRDVFYSDRQKASDSSMCCCVSRAVAAAPPTTSGERPAVLTIEVP from the coding sequence GTGATCACCTCCCGAGACGACGTGTGGCAGAAGGCCGACGTCATCGCCGTCAACGATGTCGCCGATCGCATCCGGCGGATCGTGCTGCGGCCCGAGCTGCCGCGGCCCGCGCTTCCGGGCGAGCACATCGATGTGCTCGCCACAGTGAACGGCGAGCAGCAGGTGCGTTCCTACTCCGTCGTGGAGGCGCCGGAGAACGGCGGCCACCTCGTCATCACGGTGTTCCGTACCCCCGACTCCCGCGGCGGATCTGAGTTCATGCACTCGCTCGAGCAGGGGCAGGTGCTGAGGATCACGAAGCCGCTCCAGAACTTCCCCCTTCGTGTCGGGGCGCCCTACTACGTGCTGCTGGCCGGTGGAATCGGCATCACGGCGATCGCCGGCATGGCCGCGCTGCTCCGCCGGCTCGGCGCACACTACCGACTCGTGTACGTCGCCCGCTCTCGCGCGGCGATGGCGTATCTCGACGACCTGGCCGCCGTGCACGGGGATCGGTTCGAGGCGCATATCGACGACGAGGGCGGCTCCCTTGACGTGCAGGCCCTCGTTGCCGGCGTGCCCGCGCACACCGAGCTCTACATGTGCGGCCCCATCCGGCTGATGGACGCGGTGCGCCGGACCTGGGCCGACCGCGGGCTCGACCGCACCAGTCTGCGCTATGAGACCTTCGGCAACAGCGGTTGGTTCGACGCAGAACCGTTCGTGGTCCGCATCCCGCGGTTGGGTGTCGAGGCCGCCGTCGGTTCGGGTGAGTCGATGCTCGAAGCGCTCGAGCGCGAGGGCGTCGACATGATGTCGGATTGCCGCAAGGGCGAGTGCGGGCTCTGCCAGGTCAAGGTTCTCAGCCTCGCCGGCCGGATCGACCACCGCGACGTGTTCTACTCGGATCGGCAGAAGGCCTCCGACTCGTCGATGTGCTGCTGCGTCTCGCGGGCCGTCGCAGCCGCGCCGCCGACGACCTCCGGCGAGCGCCCGGCCGTGCTCACCATCGAAGTCCCCTGA
- a CDS encoding PadR family transcriptional regulator yields the protein MSLRSALLALLSSGPMTGYDVVKQFSTSVGHVWHAPDSQIYPELRRMHSEGLLSSRPVPWGSRGATKTEYSITPDGERALRHWQNEPEGYVRERDAAHLRAAYFEWAAPGAAATQLRAHIEHFRDQRAQALEQIAAIENRTSRTLARRLAANPEDQWERISRFKVFAYEGQVARADQEIAWAKRGLRLLEELGELDGPDESG from the coding sequence GTGAGCCTCCGTTCGGCCCTGCTTGCTCTACTCTCCTCGGGCCCGATGACGGGCTACGACGTGGTCAAGCAGTTCAGCACCTCGGTGGGTCATGTCTGGCATGCGCCCGACTCGCAGATCTATCCCGAGCTTCGGCGGATGCATTCCGAGGGGCTCCTCTCGAGCAGGCCCGTGCCGTGGGGCTCCCGCGGGGCCACCAAGACCGAGTACTCGATCACCCCCGATGGCGAGCGGGCCCTTCGGCACTGGCAGAACGAACCCGAGGGCTACGTGAGGGAGCGGGATGCCGCGCACTTGCGGGCGGCCTACTTCGAGTGGGCCGCACCGGGCGCCGCAGCAACCCAGCTTCGCGCCCATATCGAGCACTTCCGCGACCAGCGCGCACAGGCCCTCGAGCAGATCGCGGCGATCGAGAATCGCACGAGTCGCACCCTTGCGCGCCGCCTCGCCGCCAATCCCGAAGACCAATGGGAGCGGATCAGTCGCTTCAAGGTGTTCGCCTACGAGGGCCAGGTGGCTCGCGCCGATCAGGAGATCGCATGGGCGAAGCGTGGCCTGCGCCTGCTGGAGGAACTCGGCGAGCTCGATGGGCCCGACGAGTCCGGCTAA
- a CDS encoding FAD-binding oxidoreductase, producing the protein MTGVIESPVVDVSDAARLAARSDRSGWTPVGVPRGVVLAHDVAEVRQTLAFASDHGIPVVTRGAGSGLTGAASAGDDAIVLDVSRLDRIIAIDPVDGLARVEPGVITADLDRAAAKHGLFYAPDPGSVELSTIGGNIATNAGGLRGAKYGVTRDAVLALDVVLADGTLVRLGRETLKGVVGLDLVSLVVGSEGALGVVVGATVRLLPRPNQVATVAAFFTDAAAAAGAAVALAPAGLRPGVIELVDGRTLAAIDEFRDTRLAEGGGSFLLVQSDGFGAAEEITEAAAVLGRTAVSVETTTDPIRALALAAARRDALPAIEARGRVLIEDIAVPRSRLAEAIRRIEAIGVETGADVYVFAHAGDGNVHPIIRLRDESTAAIAQAERAAEAIFALALELGGTVSGEHGVGALKQRWAARELGETVVALQRRIKAVFDPADILNPGKAL; encoded by the coding sequence ATGACCGGGGTGATCGAGTCGCCCGTCGTCGATGTCAGCGACGCGGCACGACTCGCCGCGCGATCGGACCGATCCGGATGGACTCCCGTCGGTGTGCCGCGCGGCGTGGTGCTCGCGCACGACGTGGCGGAGGTTCGCCAGACCCTCGCGTTCGCGTCCGACCACGGCATCCCCGTGGTGACGCGCGGCGCAGGCTCCGGGCTGACGGGCGCGGCGAGCGCCGGCGACGACGCGATCGTGCTCGATGTCTCCCGCCTCGACCGCATCATCGCCATCGATCCCGTCGACGGCCTCGCGCGCGTCGAGCCCGGTGTCATCACCGCCGACCTCGATCGCGCCGCGGCGAAGCACGGGCTCTTCTACGCGCCCGACCCCGGCAGCGTGGAGCTGTCGACGATCGGCGGGAACATCGCCACGAACGCCGGCGGCCTGCGCGGCGCGAAGTACGGCGTGACCCGCGACGCGGTGCTCGCGCTCGACGTGGTCCTCGCCGACGGAACGCTCGTGCGCCTCGGCCGCGAGACGCTGAAGGGCGTCGTCGGCCTCGACCTCGTGAGCCTCGTCGTCGGCTCGGAGGGCGCCCTCGGAGTGGTCGTCGGTGCGACGGTGCGACTCCTGCCCCGGCCGAACCAGGTCGCCACGGTGGCGGCGTTCTTCACGGATGCCGCGGCCGCCGCCGGTGCCGCCGTCGCGCTCGCACCGGCCGGGCTGCGACCCGGCGTGATCGAGCTCGTCGACGGGCGAACGCTCGCGGCCATCGACGAGTTCCGCGACACTCGGCTCGCCGAGGGCGGCGGCTCGTTCCTGCTCGTCCAGTCCGACGGGTTCGGCGCGGCCGAGGAGATCACCGAGGCCGCGGCGGTGCTCGGTCGCACCGCCGTGAGCGTCGAGACCACGACCGACCCGATCCGCGCGCTCGCGCTCGCCGCCGCGCGCCGCGACGCGCTGCCGGCCATCGAGGCCCGCGGTCGCGTGCTTATCGAGGACATCGCGGTGCCCCGCTCCCGGCTCGCCGAGGCGATTCGGCGCATCGAGGCGATCGGCGTCGAAACCGGCGCCGACGTCTACGTGTTCGCCCATGCCGGCGACGGCAACGTGCACCCGATCATCCGGCTGCGCGACGAATCCACGGCCGCGATCGCTCAGGCCGAGCGGGCGGCCGAGGCGATCTTCGCCCTCGCGCTCGAACTCGGCGGCACGGTCTCGGGCGAGCACGGGGTCGGCGCGCTCAAGCAGCGCTGGGCTGCTCGAGAGCTCGGCGAGACGGTGGTCGCGCTGCAGCGGCGCATCAAGGCGGTCTTCGACCCCGCCGACATCCTGAATCCCGGCAAGGCGCTCTGA
- a CDS encoding sulfurtransferase, with protein MTTTTLTRADVLVDPDELEALLASEAPPLLLDVRWRLDRPDGRPEFLAGHLPGAVYVDLDHELARHGDPLDGRHPLPPVEALQAAAREWGLREGQSVVVYDDLKNLSSARAWWLLRYAGVADVRLLDGSLRGWTGSGRALEAGEVVPQTGDVVLEYGHLPVLSIDEVAQYPASGTVLDARAPERYRGETEPIDPRAGHIPGALSAPATENVDTQGRFLAGDVLRSRFEALGVRSDAPVAAYCGSGVTAAAEAVALTLAGYEPVIYPGSWSQWSNHLDRPIATGSEAGS; from the coding sequence ATGACCACGACGACCCTCACCCGAGCCGACGTGCTCGTCGACCCCGATGAGCTCGAGGCGCTGCTCGCCTCGGAGGCGCCGCCGCTGCTGCTCGACGTGCGCTGGCGCCTCGACCGCCCCGACGGGCGACCCGAGTTCCTCGCCGGGCACCTGCCCGGCGCCGTCTACGTCGACCTCGACCACGAGCTCGCCCGGCATGGCGACCCGCTCGACGGGCGGCATCCGCTGCCGCCGGTCGAGGCGCTGCAGGCCGCCGCCCGGGAGTGGGGCCTGCGCGAGGGCCAGTCGGTCGTCGTCTACGACGACCTCAAGAACCTGTCGTCGGCGCGAGCCTGGTGGCTGCTGCGGTACGCGGGGGTCGCAGACGTGCGGCTCCTCGACGGGTCGCTGCGCGGATGGACCGGTTCGGGCCGCGCGCTCGAGGCGGGCGAGGTCGTGCCGCAAACCGGTGACGTCGTGCTCGAATACGGGCACCTGCCCGTGCTCTCGATCGATGAGGTCGCCCAGTACCCGGCGTCCGGAACCGTGCTCGATGCGCGCGCGCCGGAGCGCTACCGCGGCGAGACGGAGCCGATCGACCCCCGTGCCGGACACATCCCCGGCGCGCTCAGTGCGCCGGCGACGGAGAACGTCGACACGCAGGGCCGCTTCCTCGCAGGAGACGTGTTGCGGTCGCGCTTCGAGGCACTCGGCGTGCGGTCGGATGCCCCGGTCGCCGCGTACTGCGGTTCGGGCGTCACGGCGGCAGCCGAGGCGGTCGCCCTCACCCTCGCGGGCTACGAGCCGGTGATCTACCCGGGGTCGTGGTCGCAGTGGTCCAACCACCTCGACCGGCCCATCGCAACCGGATCGGAGGCCGGATCATGA